Proteins encoded in a region of the Zea mays cultivar B73 chromosome 2, Zm-B73-REFERENCE-NAM-5.0, whole genome shotgun sequence genome:
- the LOC103647920 gene encoding zealexin A1 synthase-like gives MTAIAMAELPLHYSYYLLVTILIPLLAAIPLLRLHSSAARRRRSGAAPLPPPSPWALPVVGHLHHLAFAGALPHRAMRDLARRLGPLMLLRLGELRVVVASSADAAREVMRTHDLAFATRPLSPTAMALLGDGSLGLVFAPYGDGWRQLRRLCTAELLSARRVRSFRVVREDEVRRLLRSVAAKASPVRQQKQQALVDLTEMVSAYVADASVRAIIGSKFRDRDTFLRLLERRLRNVPAQSLPDLFPSWRLATLVSPTLRLLKRERRDMMAFIDTIIQEHQDSRGAADDDDEEEDLLDVLLRIQREDELDPPLTTENIKAVIIDIFGGSSETSATTLQWTMAELMRNPRVMRKAQDEVRRGIAGQETVTEDSLSGLRYLPLVIKEALRLHPPAPLLIPRECRAACRVLGFDVPAGAMVLVNAWAIGRDPSAWDAPEQFSPERFEGVGAADFRGTDFEFIPFGAGRRMCPGIAFGLANMDLALASLLYHFDWALPDGVEPGQLDMTEAPGITARRLSHLLLAPTVRVPLQGE, from the exons ATGACGGCAATCGCCATGGCCGAGCTTCCACTTCACTACAGCTACTACCTCCTCGTCACCATCTTGATCCCTCTGCTAGCCGCCATCCCACTCCTCCGCCTCCACAGTTCGGCGGCCCGGCGCCGGCGCAGCGGCGCGGCGCCGCTCCCTCCTCCGTCGCCGTGGGCGCTCCCGGTGGTCGGCCACCTCCACCACCTGGCGTTCGCGGGCGCGCTCCCGCACCGCGCCATGCGCGACCTCGCGCGGCGCCTCGGCCCGCTCATGCTGCTCCGCCTCGGCGAGCTCCGCGTCGTGGTGGCCTCCTCCGCCGACGCCGCGCGCGAGGTGATGCGGACCCACGACCTCGCCTTCGCGACGCGGCCGCTCAGCCCCACCGCCATGGCGCTGCTCGGCGACGGCAGCCTCGGCCTCGTGTTCGCGCCCTACGGAGACGGGTGGAGGCAGCTGCGCAGGCTCTGCACCGCCGAGCTGCTCAGCGCGCGCCGCGTCCGCTCGTTCAGGGTCGTGCGCGAGGACGAGGTCCGTCGGCTTCTCCGCTCCGTGGCGGCAAAGGCCTCGCCGGTGCGGCAGCAGAAGCAGCAGGCGCTGGTCGACCTGACCGAGATGGTGTCGGCGTACGTGGCCGACGCGTCCGTGCGCGCCATCATCGGCAGCAAGTTCAGGGACAGGGACACGTTCCTTCGCCTGCTGGAGCGCCGCCTCCGGAACGTGCCCGCGCAGAGCCTGCCGGACCTCTTCCCGTCCTGGCGCTTGGCGACGCTCGTCAGCCCGACGCTGCGGCTCCTGAAGCGCGAGCGCCGGGACATGATGGCGTTCATCGACACCATCATCCAGGAGCACCAAGACAGCAGAGGCGccgccgacgacgacgacgaggaagAGGACTTGCTCGACGTGCTGCTGAGGATCCAGAGGGAGGACGAGCTGGATCCACCCCTCACCACCGAGAACATCAAGGCTGTCATCATC GATATATTCGGAGGAAGCAGCGAGACATCGGCGACCACGTTGCAGTGGACCATGGCGGAGCTCATGAGGAACCCAAGAGTAATGCGTAAGGCGCAGGACGAGGTCCGGCGAGGGATCGCCGGGCAGGAGACAGTCACGGAGGACAGCCTTAGCGGCCTGCGCTACCTGCCACTCGTGATCAAGGAGGCGCTCCGGCTGCACCCTCCGGCGCCGCTGCTGATCCCACGGGAGTGCCGGGCGGCGTGCCGGGTCCTGGGGTTCGACGTGCCGGCGGGCGCGATGGTCCTGGTCAACGCGTGGGCCATCGGCAGGGACCCCAGTGCCTGGGACGCGCCGGAGCAGTTCTCGCCGGAGCGGTTCGAGGGCGTAGGCGCCGCCGACTTCAGAGGGACGGACTTCGAGTTCATCCCGTTCGGGGCCGGGCGGCGGATGTGCCCCGGTATAGCGTTCGGGCTGGCCAACATGGACCTCGCGCTCGCCTCCCTTCTCTACCACTTCGACTGGGCGCTGCCCGACGGTGTGGAGCCCGGCCAGCTGGACATGACGGAGGCGCCGGGGATCACGGCTCGCCGCCTCTCCCACCTCCTGCTCGCTCCTACCGTCCGCGTGCCGCTGCAAGGGGAGTGA
- the LOC100194385 gene encoding putative xylose isomerase family protein precursor, translating to MKGCSERLLLLLLLASSLLLSVVVAAQQTCPADLDSKCDGGAPDDWEGEFFPGVPKIKYEGPTSKNPLAYKWYNKEEVILGKKMKDWMRFSVAFWHTFRGTGADPFGAPTKVWPWEDGTNSLAMAKRRMRAHFEFMEKLGVDKWCFHDRDIAPDGKTLEETNANLDEIVELAKQLQGETNIKPLWGTAQLFMHPRYMHGAATSPEVKVYAYAAAQVKKALEVTHYLGGENYVFWGGREGYQTLLNTDLKRELDHLANFLQAAVDYKKKIGFNGTLLIEPKPQEPTKHQYDWDVATTFAFLQKYGLTGEFKINVECNHATLSGHSCHHELETARINGLLGNIDANTGDPQVGWDTDQFMTDIAEATLVMSTVVKNGGLAPGGFNFDAKLRRESTDVEDLFLAHISGMDTLARGLRNAAKLIEDGSLDALVRKRYQSFDSEIGALIEAGKGDFEALEKKVLEWGEPTVPSGKQELAEILFHSAL from the exons ATGAAGGGCTGCTCAGAGCGTTTgctgctcctgctgctgctggCATCGTCGTTGTTACTGTCCGTCGTG GTTGCCGCGCAGCAGACTTGCCCTGCCGACCTCGACAGCAAATGCGACGGTGGCGCGCCTGATGACTGGGAGGGGGAATTCTTCCCCGGCGTCCCGAAAATCAAGTATGAG GGTCCAACAAGCAAGAACCCTCTTGCTTATAAGTGGTATAACAAGGAGGAAGTCATTCTCGGAAAGAAGATGAAG GACTGGATGCGCTTCAGTGTTGCGTTCTGGCACACGTTCCGTGGTACTGGTGCTGATCCTTTTGGTGCGCCTACAAAGGTTTGGCCTTGGGAGGACGGCACAAATTCGTTGGCCATGGCTAAGAGAAGAA TGAGAGCTCACTTTGAGTTCATGGAGAAGCTGGGGGTTGACAAATGGTGCTTCCATGATAGGGATATTGCCCCTGATGGGAAAACTCTCGAA GAAACAAATGCTAACTTGGATGAGATAGTTGAGCTGGCAAAGCAGCTCCAG GGTGAGACCAATATAAAGCCATTGTGGGGTACTGCACAGCTCTTTATGCATCCTCGTTACATGCACGGAGCTGCTACTAG CCCAGAGGTTAAAGTATATGCATATGCGGCTGCACAAGTTAAGAAAGCTTTGGAG GTCACTCACTACCTAGGTGGTGAAAACTATGTGTTTTGGGGTGGAAGAGAGGGTTACCAAACTCTTCTGAACACTGATCTTAAGAGAGAACTTGACCATTTG GCTAACTTTCTTCAAGCTGCTGTTGACTACAAGAAGAAGATTGGATTCAACG GAACACTGTTGATAGAGCCTAAACCACAGGAACCTACAAAACACCA GTATGACTGGGATGTTGCAACTACGTTTGCTTTTCTACAGAAGTATGGTCTTACCG GAGAGTTCAAGATTAATGTTGAGTGCAACCATGCTACTCTATCTGGACATAG CTGCCATCATGAACTGGAGACTGCACGCATTAATGGGCTGCTTGGGAACATTGATGCAAACACTGGTGATCCTCAAGTTG GCTGGGACACGGATCAGTTCATGACAGACATTGCAGAGGCTACTTTGGTTATGTCAACTGTGGTTAAGAAT GGTGGACTTGCACCTGGTGGCTTCAACTTTGACGCCAAATT GCGGAGGGAAAGCACTGATGTTGAGGACTTGTTTCTTGCTCATATCTCCGGAATGGACACCCTGGCCCGTGGCCTCCGCAACGCCGCCAAGCTGATCGAG GATGGTTCCCTAGATGCTCTCGTCCGCAAGCGGTACCAGAGCTTTGATAGTGAGATTGGTGCCTTGATCGAG GCTGGGAAAGGAGACTTTGAGGCGCTAGAGAAGAAGGTCCTTGAGTGGGGTGAGCCCACTGTTCCGTCCGGCAAACAG GAACTGGCGGAGATTCTGTTCCACTCTGCTCTATAG
- the LOC118476428 gene encoding proline-rich protein 7-like: protein MPPPPPDRRDYLYREGRRHDGGEGDPLLPPAPTPPRWRDSPYHPSPPPPLRDHARPSPRQAPTSASSEGYYRQGGGAYDRSYPDDPPPVYTSSRSDRYWPIL, encoded by the exons ATGCCTCCGCCACCGCCGGATCGAAGGGACTATTTGTACCGGGAGGGCCGCAGGCACGACGGCGGCGAAGGCGACCCGCTCCTGCCGCCCGCCCCAACGCCGCCGCGCTGGCGGGACTCGCCGTACCACCCGTCCCCACCACCACCTCTGCGGGACCATGCGCGGCCCTCGCCGCGCCAGGCGCCGACGTCGGCCTCCTCAG AAGGCTACTACCGACAGGGCGGCGGCGCGTACGACCGCTCCTACCCTGACGACCCGCCGCCTGTCTACACGTCGTCGCGCTCGGACCGCTACTGGCCTATTTTGTGA